One window of Corynebacterium doosanense CAU 212 = DSM 45436 genomic DNA carries:
- a CDS encoding alpha/beta fold hydrolase: protein MSAEVTTSVVEVALPDGSVSALTVHRPADPSARPLIVVWPGLGVGASYYRPLVEELAARGFPAVCGELRGQGENTAHPERSQRWGYHDMAAQDYPLTIRAVKQELGLPEDHPTVLFCHSMGGQIATVFLARPEARELGVVAMYGVGSGSPHYPAFTNPTRNRVRYGSLFMRVVSKVLGYWPGTIAGKDIAGYGRQADPHMAEWSRFSWTNKLDKLSGADMDYPEEQKKIVVPILLTRYNNDDDCPIASCEAMAENLPAADVRIEQFEGDLGHNRWARQPVAVVDRLEAFVGEIGV, encoded by the coding sequence ATGAGCGCCGAAGTAACCACCTCCGTAGTCGAGGTCGCCCTGCCCGACGGATCTGTCTCCGCGCTGACGGTGCACCGCCCGGCGGACCCGTCCGCCCGCCCGCTCATCGTGGTCTGGCCCGGGCTGGGAGTCGGCGCGTCCTACTATCGCCCCCTGGTGGAGGAGCTTGCGGCGCGGGGATTTCCCGCCGTCTGCGGTGAGCTGCGTGGACAGGGTGAGAACACCGCCCACCCGGAGCGTTCCCAGCGCTGGGGATACCACGACATGGCCGCGCAGGACTACCCGCTGACGATCCGTGCGGTGAAGCAGGAGCTCGGCCTGCCGGAGGATCACCCCACCGTGCTGTTCTGCCACTCGATGGGCGGGCAGATCGCCACCGTGTTCCTCGCCCGCCCGGAAGCCCGGGAGCTGGGGGTTGTGGCGATGTACGGCGTGGGCTCCGGATCCCCGCACTACCCGGCCTTCACCAACCCCACCCGCAACCGGGTCCGGTACGGGTCACTCTTCATGCGGGTGGTGAGCAAGGTGCTGGGTTACTGGCCCGGCACCATCGCCGGCAAGGACATCGCCGGATACGGCCGGCAGGCCGACCCGCACATGGCGGAATGGTCACGCTTCTCCTGGACCAACAAGCTGGACAAACTTTCTGGGGCCGACATGGACTACCCGGAGGAGCAGAAGAAGATCGTCGTGCCGATCCTGCTGACCCGGTACAACAACGACGACGACTGCCCCATCGCCTCCTGCGAGGCCATGGCGGAGAACCTGCCCGCCGCGGACGTGCGCATCGAGCAGTTCGAGGGCGATCTCGGGCACAACCGCTGGGCCCGGCAGCCGGTTGCCGTGGTGGACCGGCTCGAGGCGTTCGTGGGAGAGATCGGGGTCTAG
- a CDS encoding Fic family protein, which produces MSTYQPFPSFEHWRTMANGHEAFDRYAEQFRALGDDVRGAPVDKLKREAAVDTNAVEGIYSTDRGFTRTVAEQSFGWESAMTEKGDHVRPAFDDVLASFDYVLDVATARRPLTEALIRELHQAVAASQSDHEVLTVAGPQRQALAHGQYKTMPNSPTRPDGTIHAYASVDDTPLEMARLVKECSTSEFDRAHPVEQASYIHFAFVCVHPFADGNGRVSRQLASIYLLRDPGIPLVLFADQRTGYLDALEAADAGNARPFIDFIEQRAIDSMMTVLESAVPHKGAGTTLAELDAQERSRTPDELAGPALRLADAVFTELESQVSSLPQQPLTSQCFRGFIGEAPRPAAGYDLVGEESTTWNVSFQSQFPSIIQIVNCAVTASTAPAAGYPTFIVIGTSAIRPMEIFLRDVEPTLSASLITRISRWCEVLLAELAERATAEYRQKR; this is translated from the coding sequence GTGAGCACATACCAGCCCTTCCCCTCTTTCGAGCACTGGCGCACCATGGCCAACGGCCACGAGGCCTTCGACCGATATGCCGAGCAATTCCGTGCGCTCGGTGACGATGTCCGGGGCGCGCCGGTCGACAAACTCAAACGCGAGGCAGCGGTGGACACCAACGCCGTCGAGGGGATCTATTCCACCGACCGCGGGTTCACCCGCACCGTTGCCGAGCAGTCCTTCGGCTGGGAATCTGCCATGACGGAAAAGGGTGACCACGTTCGCCCGGCCTTTGACGACGTCCTGGCGAGTTTTGACTACGTACTCGACGTCGCTACCGCCCGCAGGCCACTCACGGAAGCGCTCATCCGCGAGCTTCACCAAGCCGTCGCGGCCAGTCAGTCCGACCATGAAGTACTCACCGTTGCCGGACCCCAGCGCCAGGCACTGGCTCATGGTCAGTACAAAACCATGCCAAATTCACCTACCCGCCCTGACGGCACGATCCATGCCTACGCCTCGGTGGACGACACGCCGCTGGAGATGGCGCGGTTGGTCAAAGAATGCTCCACGTCCGAGTTCGATCGGGCGCATCCGGTGGAGCAGGCCTCCTACATTCATTTCGCGTTTGTCTGCGTCCACCCTTTCGCGGACGGCAATGGCCGCGTCTCCCGCCAGCTGGCCAGCATCTATCTTCTACGTGACCCGGGTATTCCACTGGTGTTGTTCGCCGATCAGCGCACTGGATACCTCGATGCCCTCGAGGCCGCCGATGCCGGAAACGCGCGGCCGTTCATCGACTTTATCGAGCAGCGCGCCATCGATTCGATGATGACGGTTCTGGAAAGCGCCGTCCCCCACAAGGGTGCCGGAACAACTCTTGCCGAATTGGATGCTCAGGAACGCTCCCGAACGCCGGACGAGTTGGCTGGCCCCGCCCTGAGGCTGGCTGACGCAGTATTCACGGAGCTAGAAAGTCAGGTCTCCTCACTCCCGCAACAGCCGCTGACATCGCAATGCTTCAGGGGATTCATCGGTGAAGCTCCACGCCCCGCCGCCGGATACGACCTCGTCGGGGAGGAATCAACGACCTGGAACGTTTCTTTTCAGTCGCAGTTTCCCAGCATTATCCAGATCGTCAACTGCGCGGTTACCGCCTCCACAGCACCGGCCGCCGGCTACCCGACGTTCATCGTCATCGGTACCTCAGCGATCCGCCCGATGGAGATCTTCCTCCGGGATGTCGAGCCGACACTCTCTGCCAGTTTGATAACTCGGATTTCCCGCTGGTGCGAGGTCCTGCTGGCAGAACTTGCGGAACGGGCGACTGCGGAATACCGCCAGAAGCGCTAG
- a CDS encoding DnaB-like helicase N-terminal domain-containing protein yields the protein MTDHGPDPEGENDAYYQLMLDPEAMLLCALMWAPTPDEGADRVCGVLDAGDFNNTNYGAIFAAVVAVRSAGRRADAASIRSWLLEQGSDSAIDRQIAGPMLVSLSTLRTAPGTVLSYADQVLGASYRRFFQRTAAELTHAGETAPEARLFELMLEEGRKQRRAWERRQSLRG from the coding sequence ATGACCGACCACGGCCCCGATCCCGAGGGTGAGAACGACGCCTACTACCAGCTCATGCTGGATCCCGAGGCGATGCTGCTCTGCGCGCTCATGTGGGCGCCGACGCCGGACGAAGGGGCCGACCGCGTCTGCGGGGTGCTGGACGCCGGTGACTTCAACAACACCAACTACGGGGCGATCTTCGCGGCCGTGGTGGCGGTGAGGTCGGCGGGGCGGAGGGCTGACGCGGCGTCGATACGCAGCTGGCTCCTGGAACAGGGCAGCGACAGCGCGATCGACCGGCAGATCGCCGGGCCGATGCTGGTCTCGCTGAGCACGCTGCGAACCGCGCCGGGCACGGTGCTGTCCTACGCCGACCAGGTGCTCGGCGCCTCGTATCGACGTTTCTTCCAACGCACCGCCGCGGAGCTCACCCATGCGGGCGAGACGGCCCCCGAGGCCCGGCTCTTCGAGCTGATGCTCGAGGAGGGCAGGAAACAGCGCCGGGCGTGGGAGCGGCGGCAGTCGCTGCGCGGTTAG
- a CDS encoding alpha/beta hydrolase, with the protein MADKEPLHPQIADAVQQTPAAGDTPPEVDAARAAGQERVPDVDKREPQLGLVQDVTAVTDVGEVPVRIYADDATAGRYGVIVYVHGGAFFSGSVDTHDHVARALAKETGKKVISVDYSLAPEARFPTAIEQIFGVLKWIVQHDVELKWDEEVLALAGDAAGANLVAAVTFVAKDSHFRRITHQILYYPAVDLDFDEERYDSLKENAEGYGLETKELAAATSFYVKNGADPADPLVSPIKRKDLRGLPTALVITAGYDPLRDEGIAYAQRLSEAGVDVTHVRFESANHGFVAQFSWIDEFYDVFRTTAKFLRRKA; encoded by the coding sequence ATGGCCGACAAAGAACCCCTCCACCCACAGATCGCCGACGCCGTGCAGCAGACCCCCGCGGCGGGCGACACCCCTCCCGAGGTCGACGCCGCACGCGCCGCCGGGCAGGAGCGGGTGCCGGACGTCGACAAGCGGGAGCCGCAGCTCGGCCTGGTCCAGGACGTCACCGCGGTGACCGACGTGGGCGAGGTGCCCGTGCGCATCTACGCCGATGACGCCACCGCCGGTCGCTACGGCGTCATCGTCTACGTGCACGGAGGAGCCTTCTTCTCCGGGTCCGTGGACACCCACGACCACGTCGCCCGCGCACTGGCCAAGGAGACCGGCAAGAAGGTCATCTCGGTCGACTACTCCCTCGCCCCCGAGGCACGGTTCCCCACCGCCATCGAGCAGATCTTCGGCGTGCTGAAGTGGATCGTGCAGCATGACGTGGAGCTCAAGTGGGACGAGGAGGTCCTCGCTCTCGCCGGCGACGCGGCGGGTGCCAACCTCGTCGCGGCCGTCACCTTCGTGGCCAAGGACTCGCACTTCCGCCGGATCACCCACCAGATCCTCTACTACCCCGCCGTGGACCTGGACTTCGACGAGGAGCGCTACGACTCCCTGAAGGAGAACGCCGAGGGGTACGGCCTGGAGACCAAGGAGCTCGCCGCGGCGACCTCCTTCTACGTCAAAAACGGTGCCGATCCCGCCGACCCGCTCGTCTCCCCCATCAAACGTAAGGATCTCCGCGGGCTACCCACCGCCCTGGTGATCACGGCGGGTTACGACCCCCTCCGCGACGAGGGCATCGCCTACGCCCAGCGCCTATCGGAGGCCGGCGTGGACGTCACCCACGTACGTTTCGAGAGCGCCAACCACGGCTTCGTGGCCCAGTTCTCGTGGATCGACGAGTTCTACGACGTCTTCCGCACCACCGCGAAGTTCCTGCGCCGCAAGGCCTAA
- a CDS encoding aspartate:alanine exchanger family transporter, translating to MIDILSDNTLITMFVVIALGTAFGAIKFGPIQFGAAGALFVGLAVGAFIAPPDAELGLLQSLGLGLFVYLLGLEAGEAFFRNIRSQFWLMAVNAVAVLLAAVTAVGAGALLGVSREMAVGTFAGAMTSTPSLSLVQEQTGSDLPAVGYSIGYPTGIVVAIILVLFTVNRTWKAGRDQAGDSDAQLRGIFVRVDRPVSSTELREKLDGRFVVGTVSRGRRYEVVGNTYDLQPGDIIYVMIDRADQDEFVDLVGERLPSQGLRNPRLTVQRYTLSNQDLAGNTVGNLPLFRNHGAQILRVRRGDERVLATEDTHLASGDIVEVVHPTARQQSVENFFGNSVQTASSLDWVATALGLAAGFALAIVPIPLPGGASFALGAAGGPLIIGLILGALHRTGRFAWQLPMSANFSVRQLGLMLFLAAVGVASGPAFASTAFSLDGLITIVLAAIIALVGCGSVLIGGYFLGQSAQRSSGAVSGQLGQPAVLQYALQNSSDSRIMAGYSATFAIALILKILVVPFMLV from the coding sequence GTGATCGACATACTCAGCGACAACACCCTCATCACCATGTTCGTTGTCATCGCCCTGGGCACGGCCTTCGGCGCCATCAAGTTCGGACCCATCCAGTTCGGCGCGGCGGGCGCGCTGTTCGTCGGCCTCGCGGTCGGCGCCTTCATCGCGCCCCCGGACGCCGAGCTCGGGTTGCTGCAGAGCCTCGGTCTGGGGTTGTTCGTCTACCTGCTCGGCCTGGAGGCCGGCGAGGCCTTCTTCCGCAACATCCGCAGCCAGTTCTGGCTCATGGCGGTCAACGCGGTGGCGGTCCTGCTCGCTGCGGTCACGGCCGTCGGCGCGGGAGCGTTGCTCGGGGTCTCGCGGGAGATGGCGGTGGGCACGTTCGCCGGGGCGATGACCTCGACGCCGTCGCTCTCGCTCGTCCAGGAACAGACGGGTTCCGATCTCCCCGCCGTGGGTTACTCCATCGGCTACCCCACGGGCATCGTGGTGGCCATCATCCTCGTGCTGTTCACGGTCAACCGGACATGGAAGGCCGGCCGGGACCAGGCGGGGGACTCCGACGCCCAGCTGCGGGGCATCTTCGTGAGGGTCGACCGTCCCGTCTCCTCCACCGAGCTCCGCGAAAAACTCGACGGCCGGTTCGTCGTGGGCACGGTCTCGCGGGGTCGTCGCTACGAGGTCGTGGGAAACACCTATGACCTCCAGCCCGGTGACATCATCTACGTCATGATCGACCGCGCGGACCAGGACGAGTTCGTCGACCTCGTGGGCGAGCGCCTCCCGTCCCAGGGGCTGCGCAACCCTCGCCTGACCGTCCAGCGTTACACCCTGTCCAACCAGGATCTCGCCGGCAACACGGTGGGCAATCTCCCGCTCTTCCGCAACCACGGCGCGCAGATCCTGCGGGTCCGGCGTGGCGACGAGCGGGTCCTCGCCACCGAGGACACCCACCTCGCCTCGGGAGACATCGTCGAGGTGGTGCACCCCACCGCCCGGCAGCAGTCGGTGGAGAACTTCTTCGGCAACTCCGTGCAGACCGCGTCGTCGCTGGACTGGGTCGCCACCGCGCTCGGGCTGGCGGCGGGTTTCGCCCTCGCCATCGTGCCCATCCCGCTCCCGGGCGGGGCGTCCTTCGCCCTCGGCGCCGCCGGCGGCCCGCTCATCATCGGCCTCATCCTCGGCGCGCTGCACCGCACGGGTCGATTCGCCTGGCAGCTGCCCATGAGCGCCAACTTCTCGGTCCGCCAGCTCGGGCTCATGCTCTTCCTCGCCGCGGTGGGCGTGGCCTCCGGACCCGCTTTCGCCTCCACCGCGTTCTCCCTCGACGGACTGATCACCATCGTGCTGGCGGCGATCATCGCCCTCGTCGGCTGCGGAAGCGTGCTCATCGGCGGGTACTTCCTCGGCCAGTCCGCGCAGCGCTCCAGCGGCGCGGTGTCCGGCCAGCTGGGCCAGCCCGCGGTCTTGCAGTACGCGCTGCAGAACTCCTCGGACTCCCGGATCATGGCCGGCTATTCGGCGACGTTCGCCATCGCGCTGATCCTCAAGATCCTCGTGGTGCCCTTCATGCTCGTGTGA
- the fdnG gene encoding formate dehydrogenase-N subunit alpha produces MPRKLSLDWPVLRQLTSGDVFARDKNTESEKYRTMQPRTAEADRVVQSVCPYCAVGCGQLVYVKDEKVIQIEGDPDSPVSRGRLCPKGSASEQLVNSETRVTDILYRAPRSTEWVKLDHESAMDMIADRWIEARRNGWEDVDKHGRTVNRTFGIAGLGGATLDNEENYLIKKLFTASGAIQLENQARIUHSATVPSLGSSFGRGGATQPLPDMANADCIVIQGSNMAEAHPVGFQWVMEAKKRGARVIHVDPRFTRTSAVADKFIGIRGGSDVVLFGALIKYMIDNDLWFHDYVINYTNAATIINDEFQDTEDLGGLFSGYDPETGKYDRDSWQYKFAEETAPEDWQFAQDLSLQDPNCVFQILKRHYSRYTPEVVEETCGISPEDFEYLARSIAENSGRERTTVFAYALGWTQHTLGAQFIRACAILQLLMGNVGRPGSGIMALRGHASIQGSTDIPTLFHVLPGYLPMPTAEEKTWEDYLGSVANKHQRGFWQHGDRYAVSFMKAYFGDAATEDNEWAYQAMPKLTGPASTYHTLQKMHKGEVDGYLVFGQNPAVAQSNGYLQRTGLAKLKWLVVRDFQLIETATFWKDSPEVLSGELTTEDIDTEVFYMPAANHVEKSGTFTQTSRMLQWRFQAKEPPGDAISELDFFYQLGKRIKDRVKDSTDPRDWPLQHITWDYPEDEKGDISAADVLQEINGRHLTGDKAGELLNGFGELEADGSTASGCWIYSGVYAGGVNRSANKRPGQEQDYLALDWGWAWPMNRRILYNRASADPEGQPWSERKRLIWWDEEQGKWTGPDVPDFPAKLAPGTCPERGSVGPQALDSNDAFIMQSDGKGWLFAPTGMVDGPLPTHYEPQESPVSNILYEQQQSPTRLIFKGNHNLSRPAPGARGSDVYPFVFNTYRLTEHYTSGAMSRSLPFLAELQPELFCEVSPELAEMQGLENGGWATIVSPRGAIEARVLVTERIPMMTINGIDYHSIGLPFHFGNGPYAVATGDSPNDLLGITLDANTSIQASKVGACTILAGRRPQGAQREELVEQYQAKAQLTEDSGNELLTDFLPDEGAHGHAGGVAGSPELKTGSGPSEDDADDVDSTKQQQSGEL; encoded by the coding sequence ATGCCGCGAAAGTTATCCCTTGACTGGCCGGTCCTCCGCCAGCTGACATCGGGCGACGTCTTCGCCCGCGACAAGAACACCGAGTCCGAGAAGTACCGCACCATGCAGCCGCGTACCGCCGAGGCGGACCGGGTCGTCCAGAGCGTGTGCCCCTACTGCGCCGTCGGGTGCGGCCAGCTCGTCTACGTCAAGGACGAGAAGGTCATCCAGATCGAGGGCGACCCCGATTCCCCGGTCTCGCGTGGCCGACTGTGCCCCAAGGGCTCGGCATCGGAGCAGCTGGTCAACTCCGAGACGAGGGTCACCGACATCCTCTACCGCGCACCCCGTTCCACGGAATGGGTGAAGCTCGACCATGAGTCGGCGATGGACATGATCGCCGACCGGTGGATCGAGGCCCGGCGAAATGGCTGGGAGGACGTCGATAAGCACGGTCGCACCGTCAACCGCACCTTCGGCATCGCCGGTCTGGGCGGGGCGACGCTGGACAACGAGGAGAACTACCTCATCAAGAAGCTGTTCACCGCCTCGGGCGCGATACAGCTCGAGAACCAGGCGCGAATATGACACTCCGCCACGGTCCCCAGTCTGGGGTCCTCGTTCGGACGCGGCGGCGCAACGCAACCCCTGCCCGACATGGCGAACGCTGACTGCATCGTCATTCAGGGTTCCAACATGGCCGAGGCTCACCCGGTGGGATTCCAGTGGGTGATGGAGGCCAAGAAGAGGGGCGCGCGGGTCATCCACGTCGACCCCCGCTTCACTCGTACCTCCGCGGTGGCCGACAAGTTCATCGGCATCCGCGGCGGCAGCGACGTCGTGCTCTTCGGCGCGCTGATCAAGTACATGATCGACAACGACCTGTGGTTCCACGACTACGTGATCAACTACACCAACGCCGCGACGATCATCAACGACGAGTTTCAGGACACCGAGGACCTCGGGGGACTCTTCTCCGGCTATGACCCGGAGACCGGGAAGTACGACCGGGACTCCTGGCAGTACAAGTTCGCCGAGGAGACCGCACCCGAGGACTGGCAGTTCGCGCAGGACCTCAGCCTGCAGGATCCCAACTGTGTGTTCCAGATCCTCAAACGCCACTACTCGCGCTACACCCCCGAGGTGGTCGAGGAAACCTGCGGCATTTCGCCGGAGGACTTCGAGTACCTCGCGCGTTCCATCGCCGAGAACTCCGGGCGTGAGCGCACCACGGTGTTCGCCTACGCCCTGGGCTGGACCCAGCACACCCTCGGTGCGCAGTTCATCCGCGCCTGCGCCATCCTGCAGCTGCTCATGGGCAACGTCGGCCGCCCCGGCTCCGGCATCATGGCGCTGCGCGGCCACGCCTCCATCCAGGGTTCCACCGACATCCCGACCCTGTTCCACGTGCTCCCGGGTTACCTGCCCATGCCCACCGCGGAGGAGAAGACGTGGGAGGACTACCTCGGGTCGGTCGCCAACAAACACCAGCGTGGTTTCTGGCAGCACGGCGACAGGTACGCGGTCTCCTTCATGAAGGCCTACTTCGGCGACGCCGCCACCGAGGACAATGAGTGGGCCTACCAGGCCATGCCCAAACTCACCGGCCCCGCCTCGACCTATCACACGCTGCAGAAGATGCATAAGGGTGAAGTCGACGGCTACCTGGTGTTCGGCCAGAACCCGGCCGTGGCCCAGTCCAACGGCTACCTCCAGCGCACCGGGCTGGCCAAACTCAAGTGGCTGGTCGTGCGCGACTTCCAGCTCATCGAGACGGCGACCTTCTGGAAGGATTCCCCGGAGGTCCTCTCCGGCGAGCTCACCACCGAGGACATCGACACCGAGGTCTTCTACATGCCCGCCGCAAACCATGTGGAGAAGTCCGGCACGTTCACCCAGACCTCCCGCATGCTGCAGTGGCGCTTCCAGGCCAAGGAGCCCCCGGGCGACGCGATCAGCGAGCTGGACTTCTTCTACCAGCTGGGCAAGCGGATCAAGGACCGGGTCAAGGACTCCACCGACCCCCGCGACTGGCCGCTGCAGCACATCACCTGGGACTACCCGGAGGATGAGAAGGGCGACATCAGCGCCGCCGACGTCCTCCAGGAGATCAACGGCCGTCACCTCACGGGGGACAAGGCCGGGGAACTGCTCAACGGCTTCGGCGAGCTCGAGGCTGACGGCTCCACCGCCAGCGGCTGCTGGATCTACTCCGGCGTCTACGCGGGCGGGGTCAACCGCTCGGCCAACAAACGCCCCGGCCAGGAGCAGGATTACCTGGCACTCGACTGGGGCTGGGCGTGGCCGATGAACCGCCGCATCCTCTACAACCGTGCCTCCGCGGACCCCGAGGGCCAACCGTGGTCGGAGCGCAAGAGGCTGATCTGGTGGGACGAGGAGCAGGGCAAGTGGACCGGCCCTGACGTGCCGGACTTCCCCGCGAAGCTGGCCCCGGGCACCTGCCCGGAGCGGGGATCCGTGGGTCCGCAGGCGCTGGACTCCAACGACGCCTTCATCATGCAGTCGGACGGCAAGGGCTGGCTCTTCGCCCCGACCGGCATGGTCGACGGCCCGTTGCCGACGCACTACGAACCGCAGGAGTCGCCCGTCAGCAACATCCTCTACGAGCAGCAGCAGTCCCCGACGCGGCTGATCTTCAAGGGCAACCACAACCTGTCGCGCCCGGCCCCCGGTGCCCGCGGCTCGGACGTCTACCCGTTCGTGTTCAACACCTACCGGCTGACCGAGCACTACACCTCCGGCGCGATGTCGCGCTCCCTGCCGTTCCTCGCCGAGCTCCAGCCGGAGCTCTTCTGCGAGGTGTCGCCGGAACTCGCGGAGATGCAGGGTCTGGAGAACGGTGGCTGGGCGACGATCGTGTCCCCGCGCGGTGCCATCGAGGCCCGCGTGCTGGTCACCGAGCGCATCCCGATGATGACCATCAACGGCATCGACTACCACAGCATCGGACTCCCGTTCCACTTCGGCAACGGCCCCTACGCCGTGGCCACCGGTGACTCCCCGAACGACCTGCTGGGCATCACGCTGGACGCGAACACGTCCATCCAGGCGTCTAAGGTCGGCGCCTGCACCATCCTCGCCGGTCGTCGACCGCAGGGGGCGCAGCGGGAGGAACTGGTGGAGCAGTACCAGGCCAAGGCCCAGCTCACCGAGGACTCCGGCAACGAACTGCTCACGGACTTCCTCCCCGACGAGGGTGCCCACGGCCATGCCGGCGGCGTCGCCGGATCGCCGGAACTCAAGACCGGTTCCGGCCCGAGCGAGGACGACGCGGACGACGTCGACTCCACGAAGCAGCAACAGAGCGGAGAACTGTAA
- a CDS encoding 4Fe-4S dicluster domain-containing protein produces MANVLTESPGHLGYSEDSRKSFFTDTSVCIGCKACEVACKEWNRLPADNFGLTGDSYDNTSALGASTWRHVAFIEQDQEQIEQARESGRKLVGLGMPTLPGREPENDLTTSIDIGETTYDTPDFRWLMSSDVCKHCTNAGCLDVCPTGALFRTEHGTVVVQDNVCNGCGTCVAGCPFGVIERRDDGSILKRDTREGEDFTEGEKAPIKNIGVAQKCTMCFDRLEDGLTPSCQKACPTESIQFGTHEEMLARAEARVKELHAQGRTEARLYGANAADGVGGTGSIFLLLDEPEVYGLPPDPHVPTRDLPEMLRSAALAAGGMAVAAAAAFFLGAKN; encoded by the coding sequence ATGGCCAACGTGCTGACAGAATCACCCGGCCACCTCGGCTATTCCGAGGACTCCCGGAAGTCGTTCTTCACCGACACCTCGGTGTGCATCGGCTGCAAGGCCTGCGAGGTCGCCTGCAAGGAATGGAACCGCCTCCCCGCGGACAACTTCGGCCTGACCGGCGACTCCTACGACAACACCAGTGCCCTGGGCGCGTCCACGTGGCGTCACGTCGCCTTCATCGAGCAGGACCAGGAGCAGATCGAGCAGGCCCGGGAGTCCGGTCGCAAGCTCGTCGGCCTGGGCATGCCCACCCTCCCGGGCAGGGAGCCGGAGAACGATCTCACCACCAGCATCGACATCGGGGAGACGACCTACGACACCCCGGACTTCCGCTGGCTGATGTCCTCCGACGTGTGCAAACACTGCACCAACGCCGGCTGCCTCGACGTCTGCCCGACCGGTGCGCTCTTTCGCACCGAGCACGGCACCGTCGTCGTCCAGGACAACGTGTGCAACGGTTGCGGCACGTGTGTCGCGGGATGCCCGTTCGGTGTCATCGAGAGGCGTGACGACGGTTCCATCCTCAAGCGCGACACCCGCGAGGGCGAGGACTTCACCGAGGGCGAGAAGGCCCCCATCAAGAACATCGGCGTCGCCCAGAAGTGCACCATGTGTTTCGACCGCCTCGAGGACGGCCTGACCCCGTCGTGCCAGAAGGCCTGCCCGACGGAGTCCATCCAGTTCGGCACCCACGAGGAGATGCTGGCCCGGGCCGAGGCCCGGGTGAAGGAGCTGCACGCGCAGGGCCGCACCGAGGCCAGGCTCTACGGGGCCAACGCCGCCGACGGGGTCGGCGGCACGGGGTCGATCTTCCTGCTGCTCGACGAGCCCGAGGTCTACGGCCTCCCGCCGGACCCGCACGTGCCCACCCGCGACCTGCCCGAAATGCTGCGCAGCGCCGCGCTCGCCGCCGGCGGCATGGCGGTCGCCGCTGCCGCCGCCTTCTTCCTGGGAGCCAAGAACTGA
- the nrfD gene encoding NrfD/PsrC family molybdoenzyme membrane anchor subunit: MPAQDFDSYRPPREERRRTGGGRKRRRDRPGGGATDGSREERMVPNIEFESYYGKPVVKAPPWEWPIAVYLFLGGVAGGSSLLAVGAEITGRQELRRNTRIASIGAAAAGSLALIADLGRPTRALNMFRVFKASSPMSWGSWLLMAFASSAAVASLPELDKLTGEKAPLPAPVREILPRTATPFGALAGILGAPLAVYTAVLFGDTSVPAWNEARRHLPFLFVSSGSAAAGGLAMITTSTSEAGPARALAVTGALGEVVVTQAMHRQMDEISHEPYRTGTPGKLLKAAEWLTIGGGIGAALGGKNRGVAVLSGATMVTASALTRFGVLEAGLNSTKDPKYVIEPQKRRLAERRSRGQLGDSITTVG, translated from the coding sequence ATGCCAGCGCAGGACTTTGACAGCTACCGCCCGCCGCGCGAGGAACGCCGACGCACCGGAGGCGGGCGCAAGCGACGCCGCGACCGGCCGGGCGGGGGAGCCACGGACGGCTCCCGCGAGGAGCGCATGGTCCCGAACATCGAGTTCGAGTCCTACTACGGAAAACCCGTGGTCAAGGCCCCGCCGTGGGAATGGCCCATCGCCGTCTATCTCTTCCTCGGCGGCGTGGCGGGTGGCTCCTCGCTCCTGGCCGTCGGTGCCGAGATCACCGGTAGGCAGGAACTGCGTCGGAACACCCGCATCGCCTCGATCGGCGCGGCCGCCGCAGGTTCGCTGGCACTGATCGCCGACCTCGGCCGGCCCACCCGCGCGTTGAACATGTTCCGCGTGTTCAAGGCGTCCTCGCCCATGAGCTGGGGATCGTGGCTGCTCATGGCGTTTGCGTCCTCGGCCGCGGTGGCCTCGCTGCCGGAGCTGGACAAACTCACCGGGGAGAAGGCGCCGCTGCCGGCACCGGTGCGGGAGATCCTTCCCCGGACCGCGACCCCGTTCGGCGCGCTGGCCGGAATCCTCGGTGCCCCGCTGGCGGTGTACACCGCCGTGCTCTTCGGCGACACCTCGGTCCCGGCGTGGAACGAGGCCCGCAGGCACCTGCCGTTCCTCTTCGTCAGCTCCGGATCCGCGGCCGCGGGCGGGCTGGCCATGATCACCACGAGCACCAGCGAGGCCGGCCCGGCCCGCGCACTCGCGGTGACCGGCGCCCTCGGTGAGGTGGTGGTCACCCAGGCCATGCACCGGCAGATGGATGAGATCTCCCATGAGCCCTACCGCACGGGAACCCCCGGCAAGCTGCTCAAGGCGGCCGAATGGCTGACCATCGGCGGCGGGATCGGCGCCGCTCTGGGCGGGAAGAACCGGGGCGTCGCCGTGCTCTCTGGCGCGACGATGGTGACCGCCTCGGCGCTGACCCGCTTCGGCGTGCTCGAGGCCGGATTGAACTCCACCAAGGATCCGAAGTACGTCATCGAACCGCAGAAACGCCGCCTGGCCGAGAGGCGATCGCGGGGTCAGCTCGGGGACTCGATTACGACCGTCGGTTAG